From the genome of Triticum aestivum cultivar Chinese Spring chromosome 3B, IWGSC CS RefSeq v2.1, whole genome shotgun sequence, one region includes:
- the LOC123070068 gene encoding uncharacterized protein translates to MGEADASTGGGDPQKLKRIAAGAYDYENDARWAGYWSNVLVPPHLASRPDVVDHFKRKFYQRYIDPDLVVEPMSSTSSTQSNRSAASSSSTPSSENSRAHDTGSSVRSAGASQPPPTERTGNSLRFDGRTIHFSINAWVLIVASLGILPILPKDVASKAYRLSLLGTICSSAYSLYCTYGKPRAWNMPAIQPWLQSIIVAKDFVHLMFSLMMFTSNVRFKIVLLPVLCWALDHVARFLRRNFAHSSFYRRYMEEPCLWVETNNTTISLLCSNAEITLGFLMIVSLFSWKRNIIQTFMYFHLLKLMYHAPVTSGYHQSVWARIGRAVNPHIHRYTPVLNTPISAVQRWWLR, encoded by the exons ATGGGGGAGGCGGACGCGAGCACCGGCGGCGGGGATCCGCAGAAGCTGAAGCGGATCGCGGCGGGAGCGTACGACTACGAGAAcgacgcgcggtgggcggggtaCTGGTCCAACGTCCTCGTCCCGCCCCACCTCGCCTCCCGCCCCGACGTCGTCGATCACTTCAAGCGCAAGTTTTACCAGAGATACATC GACCCTGATTTGGTGGTTGAGCCAATGTCTTCCACAAGTTCGACTCAATCCAACAGATCAGCAGCAAGTTCTTCATCTACACCATCCAGTGAGAATTCCCGAGCTCATGACACAG GATCTAGTGTGAGATCAGCTGGTGCATCTCAACCACCACCAACAGAAAGGACAGGAAACTCTTTACGGTTTGATGGACGAACCATACATTTCTCTATCAATGCTTGG GTATTGATTGTTGCTAGTCTTGGAATCCTTCCAATTCTACCGAAAGATGTCGCAAGCAAAGCATATAGACTTTCGTTGCTAGGAACAATATGCTCGTCAGCATATTCTTTATACTGCACTTATGGG AAACCAAGAGCATGGAACATGCCTGCAATTCAGCCTTGGCTGCAGTCTATAATTGTAGCCAAGGACTTTGTTCATTTGATGTTCTCTCTTATGATGTTCACCTCAAATGTACGCTTTAAGA TTGTTCTACTTCCTGTGCTTTGCTGGGCACTTGATCATGTTGCTAGATTCCTGAGGCGTAATTTTGCACACTCCTCTTTCTACAG GAGGTACATGGAGGAGCCTTGTTTGTGGGTGGAgacaaacaacactacaatcaGCCTCCTTTGTTCAAATGCTGAAATTACCCTTGGCTTTCTTATGATCGTATCACTTTTCTC GTGGAAACGCAACATAATTCAGACATTCATGTACTTTCAT CTGCTGAAGTTGATGTACCATGCTCCTGTAACATCGGGTTATCATCAGAGTGTGTGGGCGAGAATTGGCCGGGCTGTAAACCCTCACATTCATCGGTACACGCCAGTTCTCAACACGCCAATTTCAGCAGTCCAAAGATGGTGGCTGAGATAG